From the Canis lupus dingo isolate Sandy chromosome 37, ASM325472v2, whole genome shotgun sequence genome, one window contains:
- the LOC118353500 gene encoding uncharacterized protein LOC118353500, whose protein sequence is MSQIGVRGAGDGPGGSAAAAAAPPWAPAGAFPGQARGPRRQGCRGRTRRGGSLLQHHYRHCEDITPESRSSASETTTFLPSWRPSKGGPGGKVHPLPIKYTSRLLISGKPSTPAVYTGAWGGGSGEDPGVLEKNPFLCTTGGRGGMFLHLLLERNLYKTQVFRQWESSLLSVPGRQDTAVGLAQCPPRQRSRERLNRTEASLTTVLEMILIL, encoded by the exons ATGTCTCAG ATCGGAGTGAGAGGCGCTGGCGATGGACCGGGAGGCTcggctgccgctgctgctgctcccccctgGGCTCCGGCGGGAGCCTTTCCCGGTCAGGCAAGAGGG CCAAGAAGGCAGGGCTGCCGGGGCCGCACTAGAAGAGGCGGCAGCCTCCTACAGCACCACTACAGGCACTGCGAGGACATAACACCAGAGAGCCGCTCCTCGGCCTCCGAAACGACAACTTTCCTACCATCTTGGAGGCCGAGCAAAGGGGGGCCGGGGGGAAAAGTGCACCCGCTCCCGATAAAGTACACATCTCGACTTCTCATCTCCGGAAAACCGTCCACACCGGCCGTCTACACCGgcgcctggggcggggggagcggggaaGACCCGGGGGTGCTTGAGAAAAACCCTTTCCTTTGCACCAccggggggagaggggggatgTTTCTGCATCTTCTGCTGGAAAGAAATCTTTACAAGACACAGGTTTTCCG GCAATGGGAATCAAGCCTATTAAGTGTTCCAGGAAGGCAGGATACAGCTGTTGGTCTTGCACAGTGCCCACCGAGGCAGAGATCACGGGAGAGGTTAAATAGGACCGAAGCATCTCTGACCACGGTCCTGGAAATGATTCTGATTCTGTGA